The following proteins come from a genomic window of Andrena cerasifolii isolate SP2316 chromosome 6, iyAndCera1_principal, whole genome shotgun sequence:
- the LOC143369978 gene encoding uncharacterized protein LOC143369978 isoform X3: MRREDLLRVLWAALVLRIETFAAAEVDPAIPPGTDLTHFQQGRPPHDPRPRLSASQQAQILSDVQQHQQRYRRPQQDSPNSRGSPIANYEQASSKQQTDGSYPALAKYKVDRAKQQQIQQLLQQQQQVQQLIQQQQQKIAQQLGNSNYLGNVQTQFPAQSPKQQFQQQYAGQYQNPGSQFQNLQQDLSQPLFSDRQTLQLQEYLEKQRELELVQKQRQQLLLEQQELRRQQENLRLQQLQKLTSTTPAPVPLTSASTVSVSTASPPVLVSLPTARKITPSETELFLKAIATHQKKYSTTTPIPSTIAATTTSKPSIATTASSKSYHEKVTVTSSIPENLLSLIQDQENQFIRQGKPKPQIKVIYQTEKPPTEKGSSTKNRSASLGSERDVLLKQLKLALAQSVDDDVRNVSTRDIVLPNGKKIQFIDAPSGLSSIVPTDSSSLSTSTSTLATSTTTIKPPKAIFEELTKGVLPPGADFEIIRQKSDGKLEEIGKTPIQSLPAKKVTFVVLEEQPDGSYKVQGVKGNADKEGTDVDSIVEKIKKGELKLPPRSSSPTTPATLQTVGSSLDPNLIVTRQSTSISSQSPTTFRPTTVRATISSRYTESKPTEYFSHVTISPNSVSTTDKYLSSASSVSGHVFNSLGTVTTPKLATLEQDARVTTKYPAVNRSHFIPTMAPVNEIITTTPAPVPTTFSHHSTNPYVHFNPASEASPALRTISTTARPATTLHNENIIYQESFERSTISPQTELPSTKSLVQETLTALLRREGLFAMAKYLRQSGLDNVLNETGPYTIFVPTDKAFRTLLVQLGGPEKAEQKFRDNPRLLSGLLLHHVIPGSFRIDSLQDEMTGVSLAGTQLRVNEYPMHDHEWNDIKILFKCGL, encoded by the exons ATGAGACGGGAGGATCTTCTGCGCGTCCTGTGGGCCGCCCTGGTCCTGAGGATCGAGACTTTTGCGGCTGCCGAGGTCGACCCGGCTATTCCGCCAGGGACTGATTTAACGCATTTCCAGCAG GGTCGGCCACCCCACGATCCACGGCCTCGTCTCTCGGCCTCCCAGCAGGCCCAGATACTGAGCGACGTCCAGCAGCATCAGCAACGTTACCGAAGGCCTCAGCAGGATTCCCCCAACTCGCGCGGATCCCCCATCGCGAATTACGAGCAAGCCAGCTCGAAGCAGCAAACGGACGGCTCGTACCCCGCTCTGGCAAAGTACAAAGTAGATCGCGCCAAGCAGCAACAGATCCAGCAGCTgctgcaacagcagcagcaggtgCAGCAGCTAATccaacagcaacagcagaagATAGCCCAGCAGCTGGGCAACTCCAATTACCTCGGGAACGTTCAGACCCAGTTCCCGGCGCAGTCGCCCAAGCAGCAGTTCCAGCAACAGTACGCCGGCCAGTATCAGAACCCCGGCAGCCAGTTCCAAAATCTTCAGCAAGACCTCTCGCAACCTCTGTTCAGCGATCGACAGACGCTGCAGCTGCAGGAGTACTTGGAGAAGCAGCGGGAGTTGGAGCTGGTGCAGAAGCAGAGGCAACAGCTGTTGCTGGAGCAACAGGAGCTGAGGAGGCAGCAGGAGAACCTCAGGCTCCAACAGCTCCAGAAGCTCACGTCGACAACCCCCGCGCCTGTTCCCCTCACTTCTGCTAGCACGGTCTCTGTTAGCACCGCTTCTCCCCCCGTTCTCGTGTCGCTGCCCACGGCACGGAAGATCACCCCATCGGAAACAGAGCTGTTCCTCAAAGCAATCGCCACTCATCAGAAGAAGTATTCCACGACCACGCCTATTCCAAGCACGATTGCAGCGACGACTACGAGCAAGCCCTCCATCGCCACCACCGCATCTTCCAAAAGCTACCACGAGAAGGTAACAGTCACCTCCAGCATCCCGGAGAACCTCTTGAGCCTGATTCAGGATCAGGAGAATCAGTTCATTCGACAAGGGAAACCTAAGCCCCAGATCAAGGTCATATACCAGACTGAGAAGCCACCAACGGAGAAAGGCTCCAGCACCAAAAACAGATCAGCCTCCCTGGGCTCCGAAAGGGATGTTCTGCTGAAGCAGCTCAAGCTGGCTTTAGCTCAGTCTGTCGACGACGATGTTAGAAACGTCAGCACAAGAGATATCGTCCTTCCGAATGGGAAGAAGATTCAGTTCATCGACGCTCCAAGTGGCCTGTCCTCCATTGTGCCCACGGATAGTTCCAGTCTATCCACGTCCACTTCGACGCTCGCTACTTCCACGACTACCATCAAACCTCCAAAAGCCATCTTCGAGGAACTGACGAAGGGTGTGCTACCCCCTGGCGCGGACTTCGAGATTATCAGACAGAAGAGCGACGGGAAGCTGGAAGAGATTGGTAAAACACCGATTCAAAGCCTACCAGCTAAGAAGGTGACGTTCGTCGTGTTGGAGGAGCAACCAGATGGTAGCTACAAAGTCCAAGGGGTCAAGGGAAACGCGGATAAAGAAGGGACCGACGTGGACTCCATCGTGGAGAAGATTAAGAAAGGGGAACTGAAATTACCACCCAGATCTTCGAGCCCAACTACCCCTGCTACGCTTCAGACTGTTGGGTCCAGCCTTGATCCTAATTTAATTGTAACCAGACAGAGCACATCGATCTCGTCGCAAAGCCCCACCACCTTTCGACCGACCACTGTCAGGGCCACCATTTCGTCGAGATACACCGAGAG CAAACCCACAGAATACTTCTCCCACGTCACGATCTCCCCGAACTCGGTCTCCACGACCGACAAGTACTTGTCGTCGGCGTCAAGTGTCTCCGGCCACGTGTTCAACTCCTTGGGCACTGTCACCACCCCCAAGTTGGCCACGCTGGAACAGGACGCTCGCGTGACTACGAAATACCCAGCCGTGAACAGGAGCCACTTCATCCCAACCATGGCCCCGGTCAACGAGATCATCACAACAACACCTGCGCCGGTGCCGACCACTTTCTCGCATCACTCGACCAATCCTTATGTTCACTTCAACCCAGCCAGCGAGGCTTCCCCGGCGCTCAGGACGATTTCTACGACTGCTAGGCCAGCCACCACCTTACATAACGAGAATATCATATACCAGGAGAGCTTCGAGAGGTCCACCATCTCCCCCCAAACAGAATTACCGTCCACAAAGAGCCTGGTCCAGGAAACTCTGACCGCGTTGCTGAGGAGGGAAGGGCTGTTCGCGATGGCCAAGTATTTGAGGCAGTCGGGCCTCGATAACGTGTTGAACGAAACTG GTCCGTACACAAT